The following are encoded together in the Bdellovibrio sp. ArHS genome:
- the mtaB gene encoding tRNA (N(6)-L-threonylcarbamoyladenosine(37)-C(2))-methylthiotransferase MtaB: protein MDHSVKYQVHTFGCKVNTYDTGLIQKNLNANGFAPIISGEKTARVHVLNTCAVTAEATKEALRYIRRLKVKDPFCTVVVTGCAAQVDTGSFSNLPGADLVVANSHKGSLPELLNKHFRGELTEKVFKSNIFKKEDLEAGGGIEKNHTRTFLKIQDGCNSFCTYCIIPYARGKSRSIPVADLVQRVNDLYAEGSREVVLTGVHIGDYEDEVSGKKYVMEDLIENLLARTKMPRFRLSSLEPVEVSERLLELYQDPRLCPHFHMSIQSANTDVLFHMKRKYTQEDVRNSLNAIAKKVPNSFVGMDVIVGFPTETEEQFQDTYNTLAELPWTKIHVFPYSERQGTRAAAMDVSVYPHVRAERAARLRDLSLSRYADLAKSQVGLVKKVLILKNAAKGGQGLSHDYWPVDILGADSFIDHWAGQEIDVKISGYDHSNKQHMEGHLIGEVVP, encoded by the coding sequence ATGGATCATTCTGTAAAGTATCAGGTTCATACATTCGGTTGTAAGGTGAACACCTATGACACGGGGTTGATTCAAAAAAATCTCAACGCCAACGGTTTTGCTCCGATCATTTCGGGTGAAAAGACGGCGCGCGTTCATGTCCTGAATACCTGCGCGGTGACGGCCGAAGCGACGAAAGAGGCTCTTCGCTATATTCGTCGCCTTAAAGTCAAAGATCCTTTCTGCACAGTTGTGGTTACGGGGTGTGCGGCGCAAGTCGATACCGGCTCATTTTCGAATCTGCCGGGAGCTGATCTGGTCGTTGCGAATTCTCATAAAGGGTCTTTGCCGGAACTTTTAAATAAACATTTTCGCGGCGAACTGACCGAGAAGGTTTTTAAATCCAATATCTTTAAAAAAGAAGACTTAGAAGCCGGCGGCGGTATCGAGAAGAATCACACCCGCACTTTTTTAAAGATTCAGGATGGCTGCAATAGCTTTTGCACTTACTGTATTATTCCCTATGCGCGCGGGAAAAGCCGCTCTATTCCGGTCGCTGATCTAGTTCAGCGCGTGAATGATCTTTATGCCGAAGGTTCGCGTGAAGTCGTCCTCACTGGCGTGCATATCGGGGATTACGAAGATGAGGTCAGTGGCAAGAAATACGTGATGGAAGATTTAATCGAAAATCTTTTGGCGCGTACGAAAATGCCGCGCTTTCGTTTGTCGAGCCTAGAACCTGTTGAAGTTTCAGAAAGACTTTTGGAACTTTATCAGGATCCGCGCCTGTGTCCTCATTTTCACATGAGCATTCAAAGCGCCAATACTGATGTTCTTTTCCATATGAAGCGTAAATACACGCAAGAGGATGTGCGAAATTCGCTCAACGCGATTGCCAAAAAAGTTCCGAACTCTTTTGTCGGTATGGATGTGATTGTCGGTTTTCCTACGGAAACGGAAGAACAATTCCAAGACACCTATAACACCCTGGCTGAGCTTCCCTGGACGAAGATTCACGTCTTTCCCTACAGCGAAAGACAGGGGACCCGAGCGGCGGCGATGGATGTTTCCGTTTATCCTCATGTTCGTGCGGAAAGAGCGGCGCGCCTGCGTGATTTGAGTCTTTCCCGGTACGCGGATTTGGCGAAGTCGCAAGTCGGGTTGGTGAAGAAAGTATTGATTCTGAAGAATGCGGCGAAAGGTGGTCAGGGGCTAAGCCATGACTACTGGCCGGTGGATATTTTGGGCGCCGACAGCTTTATTGATCACTGGGCAGGACAAGAAATCGACGTGAAGATTTCTGGTTATGATCATTCCAACAAGCAACACATGGAAGGTCATTTGATTGGCGAGGTGGTGCCGTGA
- the der gene encoding ribosome biogenesis GTPase Der → MQPNLKTEFAPKVAIIGRPNVGKSTLFNIITETRKAVVKDQAGVTRDIIIEPVDIWGKQFDLIDTGGITEAGDIFSKLIREQVTEFLHSVDLIIAVMDGRAGLVPEDRDIIRVAKQTGKPFLLVINKVDKVTEEEIAKADFYEFGVDIISASFEQRRGLSDILEWVTKQIPENPGTLKEGMNIAIVGKPNVGKSSICNCILGAKRMIVSDVAGTTIDSVDSPFIFNGRKYTLVDTAGLRKSAKREEGLEIISAFKSQEAIRRADIVLLMVDGTLGPTDQDARIMQAILEDHKGVILVANKSDLGGKEVPEYRKTFREQVERVFHFFKDVHVVFTSAKTEQGIGDLFEMIEKVSDQMNFRVPTSELNDFFFETIRKAPAPVWGTTNVKFYYLTQTYQRPPAFIAFANHPDGVTNSYRRFLIKNIKERWNLHGMPIRIFCMKSRRGSE, encoded by the coding sequence ATGCAACCAAATCTGAAAACTGAGTTTGCGCCCAAGGTGGCCATTATCGGCCGCCCGAATGTAGGAAAATCAACCTTGTTTAATATTATTACCGAGACTCGCAAAGCCGTCGTGAAAGACCAGGCCGGTGTGACTCGTGATATTATCATTGAGCCTGTGGATATCTGGGGAAAACAATTCGACTTGATTGATACCGGAGGTATCACTGAGGCGGGCGATATTTTCTCGAAGTTGATCCGTGAGCAAGTGACTGAATTTTTGCATTCCGTGGATCTGATTATTGCCGTGATGGATGGCCGGGCGGGATTGGTTCCCGAAGACCGCGATATTATCCGTGTCGCCAAACAGACGGGAAAACCCTTTCTGCTGGTGATCAACAAGGTTGATAAAGTAACCGAAGAAGAAATCGCCAAGGCTGATTTCTATGAGTTCGGCGTCGATATTATCTCGGCGTCCTTCGAACAACGTCGCGGCCTTTCCGACATCCTGGAATGGGTGACTAAGCAGATTCCGGAAAATCCTGGAACGCTTAAAGAGGGGATGAATATCGCCATCGTTGGTAAACCGAACGTGGGCAAAAGTTCCATCTGCAACTGTATTTTGGGTGCAAAACGTATGATCGTTTCAGACGTCGCGGGAACAACCATCGACTCGGTCGATTCCCCTTTCATCTTTAACGGACGAAAGTACACCTTGGTGGATACGGCGGGTCTGCGTAAATCCGCCAAGCGGGAAGAGGGGCTCGAAATTATTTCCGCTTTCAAATCTCAGGAAGCCATTCGTCGCGCAGACATCGTCTTGTTGATGGTGGACGGCACCCTTGGTCCCACGGATCAGGATGCGAGAATCATGCAGGCGATCCTGGAAGATCATAAAGGTGTGATCCTGGTTGCCAATAAATCTGACTTGGGCGGTAAAGAAGTTCCTGAATATCGCAAGACCTTCCGCGAACAAGTAGAACGCGTGTTCCACTTCTTTAAAGATGTTCACGTGGTGTTCACAAGTGCGAAAACGGAACAGGGTATCGGCGATCTTTTTGAGATGATCGAAAAAGTTTCTGATCAAATGAATTTCCGTGTGCCGACGTCGGAACTGAATGACTTCTTCTTTGAGACAATTCGCAAAGCGCCGGCGCCAGTGTGGGGAACGACGAACGTGAAGTTCTACTATTTGACTCAGACGTATCAACGTCCTCCGGCCTTTATTGCGTTTGCCAATCATCCTGACGGTGTGACAAATTCTTATCGTCGCTTCTTGATTAAAAACATCAAAGAGCGTTGGAATTTGCATGGGATGCCGATTCGCATCTTCTGTATGAAGTCTCGTCGAGGTAGCGAGTAA
- the rnc gene encoding ribonuclease III, producing MTHLEKRLGYSFKNSALLQRALTHKSYANELKNATEHNEKLEFLGDAVLDLVVGEFLFEKFPEDTEGGLSKKRASIVNEEVLSELALDMELNKLMHLGKGETMTGGAQKPRLIASSFEAIVGAMYLDGGFEVVKKFIRGEFTTLTEKVCGTEDFERDYKTRLQELVQKSLKETPRYEVLAEEGPPHDRQFLVCVKIKEDVWAQGRGRSKKNAEQSAAKQALEMKYKETN from the coding sequence GTGACACATCTTGAAAAAAGGCTGGGTTATAGTTTTAAAAACTCGGCCCTGCTACAGCGAGCTCTGACTCACAAGAGTTACGCCAATGAGTTAAAAAATGCGACGGAACACAACGAGAAGCTGGAATTCCTTGGCGACGCCGTTTTGGATCTGGTGGTCGGGGAATTCTTGTTTGAGAAATTCCCAGAGGATACCGAAGGCGGGCTTTCGAAAAAACGCGCCAGCATCGTCAACGAAGAAGTTTTGTCAGAACTCGCTTTGGATATGGAGCTGAATAAACTTATGCATCTGGGAAAGGGCGAGACCATGACCGGGGGCGCGCAAAAGCCCCGCTTGATTGCCTCCTCTTTTGAAGCGATCGTGGGTGCGATGTATTTGGACGGCGGTTTTGAGGTTGTGAAAAAGTTTATCCGCGGTGAGTTTACCACGTTGACGGAAAAGGTCTGTGGTACCGAGGATTTTGAAAGAGATTATAAAACACGCCTTCAGGAACTGGTGCAAAAGTCCCTCAAAGAAACGCCTCGCTACGAGGTGTTGGCGGAAGAGGGACCACCGCATGACAGACAGTTTTTGGTGTGTGTGAAAATTAAAGAAGATGTTTGGGCCCAAGGGCGAGGGCGCAGTAAGAAAAATGCAGAGCAATCTGCGGCAAAACAAGCCCTGGAAATGAAGTATAAGGAGACAAATTAA
- the era gene encoding GTPase Era, translating to MGYKAGFLGLIGQPNAGKSTLMNYLVDEKVSIVSAKPQTTRRRILGIWSTEQGQIVFVDAPGIIKADKGLNNFLAKEAEEVIADSDALLAIVSVDEGKPEDAEKILDLVSKSGKPWIGIVTKADIEEKAHRVLILKKMIEDRGGKAMSVSVKDSLNDQEEREAMLIEFLELLPETPAPLYDVELFTNENVREMAAEIIREKCFESLHQEIPYSLAVRIIKFDESAEPVPKIFAEIIVSKDSHKAIVIGKEAKVIKQIGMDARKEIEKLMGEKIFLDLQVIAKPEWFENKRMMKELGYATKSEN from the coding sequence ATGGGTTATAAAGCTGGATTTTTGGGATTGATTGGACAACCCAACGCAGGGAAAAGCACTTTGATGAACTACCTTGTGGATGAAAAAGTCTCTATCGTATCAGCAAAACCGCAAACGACACGCCGTCGTATTCTGGGTATCTGGAGCACGGAACAGGGGCAGATTGTTTTTGTCGATGCTCCCGGTATTATTAAAGCGGATAAAGGTCTGAATAATTTTTTGGCGAAAGAGGCCGAAGAAGTTATTGCGGATTCTGACGCGCTCTTGGCGATCGTCAGTGTCGATGAAGGCAAGCCTGAAGACGCAGAAAAAATTCTGGATTTGGTTTCGAAAAGTGGCAAACCTTGGATTGGCATCGTAACGAAAGCGGATATCGAAGAAAAAGCTCATCGCGTCCTGATTCTGAAAAAAATGATTGAAGATCGCGGCGGAAAGGCGATGTCTGTTTCCGTTAAGGATTCTTTGAACGATCAGGAAGAGCGTGAGGCTATGCTGATTGAGTTCTTAGAACTTCTGCCTGAAACACCGGCGCCACTTTATGATGTCGAGCTTTTCACAAATGAAAACGTGCGTGAAATGGCGGCAGAGATCATCCGTGAAAAGTGTTTTGAGTCTTTGCATCAGGAGATTCCGTATTCGCTTGCTGTGCGTATCATAAAATTTGATGAAAGTGCTGAACCCGTTCCGAAGATCTTTGCCGAGATCATCGTTTCCAAAGACAGCCACAAAGCAATCGTCATTGGTAAAGAAGCCAAGGTGATCAAGCAAATCGGCATGGATGCTCGTAAAGAAATTGAAAAACTAATGGGTGAAAAAATATTCCTCGACCTTCAAGTCATCGCGAAGCCTGAGTGGTTTGAGAACAAAAGAATGATGAAGGAGCTGGGTTATGCAACCAAATCTGAAAACTGA
- a CDS encoding sodium-dependent transporter, producing MMKRGSWRTRFGFYLLAIGSACGLGNLWRFPYVVGENGGGAFILIYVFMSLAIGAPMLIAELMMGKNSRRSVIVATQQLGQKAGKGFRWAGRLAVILSIVVLSYYAVISGWVLHFMTQFLISLFSPPEMVTAKTNLAALMSNGWLQLMLASAHLLITVVVVVKGVQEGLEKFISYTMPLFAILVFVLVMRSFSLPSTPEVLRFLFYPDFSKLTWASLNHALGHVFFTLSVGFGTMVTFGSYMREEDHAPTAGFRVTLVDTAISLIAVVMIFPVAFQATNVPLTDPALMFEVLPRYLLGIRGGTLFGLAFFACLYMAALNASIGLLEVVVSNWVDAQKTMGRGKATWYSGLVALVLTLLPALSSSVFKNVRVAGRSVIESLDSLLINWALPVIALSVLVAYNLGTTEKEKELSFVDKDKFVSYSMYPHWSFTLRWAAPGVIILGLLLQTIGVFLEVHP from the coding sequence ATGATGAAACGCGGCTCGTGGCGAACACGCTTTGGATTTTATCTTTTGGCCATTGGTTCCGCCTGTGGTCTGGGAAATCTTTGGCGTTTTCCCTACGTGGTGGGTGAAAACGGTGGCGGCGCTTTTATCTTGATCTATGTTTTCATGTCTTTAGCAATTGGCGCTCCGATGTTGATTGCAGAGCTGATGATGGGGAAAAACAGCCGTCGATCCGTGATTGTTGCAACTCAACAGTTGGGACAAAAAGCTGGCAAGGGGTTTCGTTGGGCGGGGCGCCTGGCGGTGATCTTAAGCATCGTTGTGCTGTCGTACTATGCGGTTATCAGCGGCTGGGTGCTGCACTTTATGACCCAGTTCCTGATCTCTCTTTTCAGTCCGCCAGAGATGGTGACGGCGAAAACCAATTTGGCGGCGCTAATGTCCAATGGCTGGCTGCAACTTATGCTGGCAAGTGCGCATTTGCTGATTACCGTTGTGGTTGTGGTGAAAGGTGTGCAAGAGGGGCTTGAAAAATTCATCAGCTACACGATGCCCCTTTTTGCGATTTTGGTTTTTGTTCTGGTGATGCGCTCGTTCTCGTTGCCTTCGACACCAGAAGTTTTGCGTTTTCTGTTTTATCCTGACTTTTCAAAATTGACGTGGGCCTCTTTGAATCACGCTCTGGGACATGTGTTTTTCACTCTGTCGGTTGGTTTTGGTACCATGGTGACGTTCGGTTCTTATATGCGCGAAGAAGACCATGCGCCGACGGCGGGTTTTCGGGTGACGTTGGTGGATACGGCGATTTCGCTGATTGCCGTTGTGATGATCTTTCCCGTCGCCTTTCAGGCGACCAATGTTCCTTTGACAGACCCCGCTTTGATGTTTGAGGTTTTGCCGCGCTATCTTTTGGGAATTCGTGGTGGAACACTTTTCGGACTGGCTTTTTTTGCCTGTCTTTATATGGCGGCGTTAAACGCCAGCATTGGTCTTTTAGAGGTCGTTGTTTCTAACTGGGTGGATGCTCAGAAGACGATGGGGCGAGGTAAGGCCACGTGGTATTCCGGCTTGGTGGCGCTGGTGCTGACCTTGCTTCCGGCTCTTTCAAGTTCTGTTTTTAAAAATGTGCGAGTGGCTGGTAGATCGGTGATTGAGTCTTTGGATTCGTTGTTAATCAACTGGGCGCTTCCGGTGATTGCTTTGAGTGTTTTGGTTGCCTATAATTTAGGAACAACAGAAAAAGAAAAAGAACTGAGTTTTGTCGACAAAGACAAGTTCGTTTCTTATAGCATGTATCCGCATTGGAGCTTTACGTTGCGTTGGGCAGCCCCAGGAGTCATTATTCTAGGGCTTTTGCTGCAAACAATAGGCGTCTTCTTAGAAGTTCATCCCTAA
- the mnmA gene encoding tRNA 2-thiouridine(34) synthase MnmA encodes MSKGRVLVAMSGGVDSSAAAALLVEQGYEVIGATMQVWDYSTCDIEEGNGTCCSSIDVDDARAVADRLGIPFYVLNCEAKFRAAVIDPFLKAYLEGQTPLPCVNCNTYLKFDHLVKKMRELECDYLATGHYAKIVYDEKGKASIHTSTDDWKDQTYFLFTIDPELVPKLLFPVGDMKKPEVRAYSESRGLVTARKKDSQGICFVGNQGYQNFIKGQVDKSILDSKKGVIKRYPTGEVMASHEGIHNFTIGQSKGLGMDHHEKLFVIKIEASDNTVWVGDEVHLNADEVTVVEPKLLGEVHDGEIMNVKIRYQHKGSLAQVFKTDTGYKLKFQEPQRAVTPGQAAVFYRGKELVGGGWIIL; translated from the coding sequence ATGTCTAAGGGAAGGGTCCTTGTTGCTATGAGCGGAGGCGTGGACAGTTCTGCCGCGGCTGCGCTCTTGGTCGAACAGGGGTATGAGGTTATTGGGGCAACAATGCAAGTTTGGGATTACTCCACTTGCGATATCGAAGAGGGTAATGGCACTTGTTGTTCCAGCATCGATGTGGATGACGCGCGGGCCGTGGCCGATCGTCTGGGAATTCCATTTTACGTTCTTAATTGCGAGGCGAAGTTTCGCGCGGCGGTGATCGATCCTTTTCTTAAAGCTTATCTTGAGGGACAGACGCCGCTGCCTTGTGTGAACTGCAACACCTATTTAAAATTTGACCATCTGGTCAAGAAGATGCGCGAATTAGAGTGTGATTATCTCGCAACCGGGCACTACGCAAAAATCGTTTATGACGAAAAGGGTAAAGCGTCTATTCACACATCGACGGATGACTGGAAAGATCAAACATATTTCCTTTTCACAATAGATCCAGAACTAGTGCCGAAACTTTTGTTCCCTGTCGGGGATATGAAAAAGCCCGAGGTTCGCGCCTATTCAGAAAGTCGTGGTTTGGTGACCGCCCGAAAGAAGGATTCTCAAGGGATCTGTTTTGTCGGCAATCAAGGTTATCAAAACTTTATCAAGGGTCAGGTTGACAAGAGCATCCTGGACTCCAAAAAAGGTGTGATCAAACGATATCCAACGGGGGAAGTGATGGCTTCTCACGAGGGCATTCATAACTTCACTATCGGCCAAAGCAAAGGCCTGGGGATGGATCATCACGAAAAACTTTTTGTGATCAAGATCGAGGCTTCCGACAATACCGTTTGGGTTGGCGATGAAGTGCATCTGAATGCTGACGAAGTGACTGTCGTAGAGCCGAAGCTTTTAGGCGAAGTTCATGATGGCGAAATCATGAATGTGAAGATCCGCTATCAGCACAAGGGTTCATTGGCTCAGGTTTTCAAGACGGACACCGGTTATAAATTAAAATTTCAAGAGCCTCAGCGCGCTGTAACACCCGGACAGGCGGCGGTGTTTTATCGTGGCAAAGAGTTAGTGGGGGGCGGATGGATCATTCTGTAA
- a CDS encoding cysteine desulfurase family protein yields the protein MSQSRVFHYFDHNATTPVCTEVLEALPELAQAWGNPSSIHWGGRMPKNVLRDARKAMAEAIHASPLEIIFTSGGSESNNTVIKGLFDYYQTAQFLTPEQRRRTHYMTSTVEHPSVMKAMLHLQSLGARVDFIPVNRQGEIDLKFYEAHLSEETALVSVMLANNETGTLFPIQRMAEMAHAKGALFHTDAVQGFGKIPVNVHELGVDFASFSGHKFYSLKGTGVLYSRKGSNVSSLIHGGGQERHRRGGTENTLGIGALGLVAKRASLIPQKAESLAKLRDHMEKRILSEIEDVTLTAGESARLPNTSSLVLQGVDGETMLMSLDIKGYAVSTGAACSSGNPEPSPVLLAMGLSRAEAQNSLRVSLGWDTTEEEVDGFIEALKVVVARLRSLNNSEGDSYHV from the coding sequence ATGAGTCAAAGCCGAGTCTTTCATTATTTCGACCACAATGCCACGACCCCTGTTTGCACAGAGGTTCTGGAGGCGTTGCCGGAACTAGCGCAAGCATGGGGAAATCCCAGTTCCATCCATTGGGGCGGTCGAATGCCAAAAAATGTTTTGCGTGACGCCCGTAAGGCGATGGCCGAGGCGATTCATGCAAGTCCTTTAGAAATTATTTTTACTTCCGGCGGAAGTGAAAGCAACAACACCGTTATCAAGGGGCTTTTTGATTACTATCAGACGGCGCAGTTTCTGACTCCGGAACAACGCCGACGCACTCACTATATGACTTCCACCGTCGAGCATCCCAGTGTGATGAAAGCCATGTTGCACTTGCAATCTTTGGGGGCTCGGGTGGATTTCATTCCGGTGAATCGTCAGGGCGAGATCGATTTGAAATTTTACGAAGCGCATTTAAGTGAAGAGACCGCGCTGGTTTCAGTCATGTTGGCGAACAACGAAACGGGGACTTTGTTCCCGATTCAGCGTATGGCCGAAATGGCTCACGCAAAAGGAGCTTTGTTTCACACCGACGCGGTTCAGGGATTTGGAAAAATTCCTGTGAACGTGCACGAACTGGGCGTGGACTTCGCCTCATTTTCGGGTCACAAATTCTATTCACTCAAAGGCACGGGCGTTCTTTATTCGCGCAAGGGCAGTAACGTCAGTTCATTGATTCACGGTGGAGGTCAGGAAAGACATCGCCGTGGAGGCACAGAAAACACTTTGGGGATCGGGGCCTTGGGACTTGTCGCCAAACGCGCGTCACTGATTCCGCAAAAAGCCGAATCCTTGGCGAAGCTTCGTGACCATATGGAAAAAAGAATTTTATCCGAGATCGAAGACGTCACGCTCACAGCTGGCGAATCCGCACGTCTTCCCAACACCAGTTCCTTGGTTCTTCAAGGTGTCGACGGCGAAACAATGCTTATGTCGTTGGATATAAAGGGTTACGCGGTTTCGACGGGAGCGGCTTGCTCAAGCGGAAATCCAGAACCTAGTCCCGTATTGTTAGCGATGGGTTTGTCGCGGGCGGAAGCACAAAACAGCTTGCGGGTCAGTCTGGGATGGGACACCACAGAAGAAGAAGTAGACGGTTTTATTGAAGCATTAAAAGTCGTCGTGGCACGACTGCGATCCTTAAACAACAGCGAAGGAGATTCTTATCATGTCTAA